Proteins found in one Methylophilaceae bacterium genomic segment:
- a CDS encoding DUF779 domain-containing protein → MAERVSATESAKALIRQLTAEHGEIAFLQSGGCCEGSGPLCMPANEMRPSAMDVILGVLEGATFYMSDSHYSFAENMHTILDAVPGSSGSFSLDCGTGMAFITSGRFYSDEELAELENNPAKRCGY, encoded by the coding sequence ATGGCTGAACGTGTTTCTGCAACAGAATCTGCAAAAGCGTTGATTCGACAATTAACTGCTGAGCATGGTGAAATTGCATTTTTACAATCTGGCGGCTGCTGTGAAGGCAGCGGTCCTTTGTGTATGCCAGCAAATGAAATGCGCCCAAGTGCGATGGATGTGATTTTAGGTGTATTAGAAGGCGCTACCTTTTATATGAGCGATAGCCACTATTCATTTGCGGAAAACATGCACACTATTTTGGATGCTGTGCCAGGTTCTAGCGGTTCGTTCTCGCTCGATTGCGGCACTGGCATGGCTTTTATTACTAGTGGACGCTTTTATAGCGATGAAGAGCTAGCAGAGCTAGAAAATAATCCAGCAAAACGCTGCGGATATTGA
- a CDS encoding aldehyde dehydrogenase codes for MSLETLKSLGVTIPYKAKYDNFIGGKWVAPVKGEYFDVISPITGKNYTKAARSSAEDVELALDAAHAAADAWGTTSTTDRANVLLKIADRIEANLALIATAETVDNGKPIRETMNADIPLTADHFRYFAGAIRAQEGGISEIDNDTVAYHYHEPLGVVGQIIPWNFPILMAAWKLAPALAAGNCVVLKPAEFTPISIMILMEVIGDLLPPGTVNIVNGYGREVGAPLANSKRIAKIGFTGSTATGRAIAQAAASNLIPATLELGGKSPNIFFEDIMDADDAFFDKAIEGLVLFAFNQGEVCTCPSRALIQESIYDKFIARVLERVKAIKQGNPLDPNTMLGAQASQDQLNKIMNYIDIGKQEGAEVLIGGERKMLTGDVADGYYVEPTLLKGHNKMRIFQEEIFGPVLAVTTFKDEAEALAIANDTIFGLGAGVWSRNGTTAYRMGRGIKAGRVWTNCYHIYPAHAAFGGYKESGVGRENHKMMLDHYQQTKNLLVSYNPNKLGFF; via the coding sequence ATGAGTTTGGAGACATTAAAGTCACTTGGTGTGACAATCCCTTATAAAGCAAAGTATGATAATTTTATTGGTGGCAAGTGGGTTGCGCCAGTAAAAGGTGAATATTTTGATGTTATTTCACCTATTACAGGTAAAAACTATACAAAAGCAGCGCGCTCAAGTGCAGAAGACGTAGAGTTGGCTTTAGATGCAGCACATGCAGCGGCAGATGCTTGGGGTACAACTTCTACGACTGATCGTGCGAATGTTTTACTCAAAATTGCAGATCGCATTGAAGCGAATTTAGCGTTAATTGCAACGGCAGAGACGGTTGATAATGGCAAACCAATTCGTGAAACGATGAATGCGGATATTCCATTAACGGCTGATCATTTCCGTTATTTTGCCGGCGCAATTCGTGCACAAGAGGGCGGCATTAGTGAGATTGATAACGATACTGTTGCTTATCATTATCACGAGCCTTTGGGCGTTGTAGGTCAAATTATTCCATGGAACTTCCCAATTTTAATGGCGGCTTGGAAACTAGCGCCAGCGTTAGCTGCTGGTAATTGTGTTGTCCTAAAACCAGCTGAGTTTACGCCTATTTCTATTATGATTTTAATGGAAGTGATTGGTGATTTATTGCCACCAGGCACTGTGAATATTGTGAATGGTTATGGTCGCGAAGTGGGTGCGCCATTAGCAAATAGCAAACGCATTGCTAAAATTGGCTTTACAGGCTCAACCGCAACGGGCCGTGCTATTGCACAAGCTGCTGCAAGCAACTTAATTCCAGCTACTTTAGAGTTGGGTGGCAAATCTCCAAATATCTTCTTTGAAGATATTATGGATGCAGATGATGCTTTCTTTGATAAAGCAATTGAGGGCTTGGTGTTGTTTGCGTTTAACCAAGGCGAAGTGTGTACCTGCCCTTCTCGCGCATTGATTCAAGAGTCTATTTATGACAAATTTATTGCCCGTGTTTTAGAGCGTGTAAAAGCGATTAAGCAAGGTAATCCACTCGACCCAAATACAATGCTAGGTGCACAAGCATCGCAAGATCAGTTGAACAAAATCATGAACTATATTGATATTGGCAAGCAAGAAGGTGCTGAGGTATTAATTGGTGGTGAGCGTAAAATGCTAACTGGCGATGTGGCTGATGGTTATTATGTTGAGCCAACATTGCTTAAAGGTCATAACAAAATGCGTATTTTCCAAGAAGAGATTTTTGGTCCGGTGTTAGCGGTCACAACATTTAAAGATGAAGCAGAAGCATTAGCGATTGCTAACGATACTATTTTTGGTCTGGGTGCAGGCGTGTGGAGCCGTAATGGTACAACCGCTTACCGTATGGGTCGTGGTATTAAGGCAGGTCGTGTTTGGACAAATTGTTACCATATCTATCCTGCGCATGCTGCCTTTGGCGGTTATAAAGAGTCTGGCGTTGGTCGTGAAAATCATAAAATGATGCTTGATCACTACCAGCAAACCAAGAACTTATTGGTGAGTTATAACCCTAACAAATTAGGCTTCTTTTAA
- a CDS encoding bifunctional (p)ppGpp synthetase/guanosine-3',5'-bis(diphosphate) 3'-pyrophosphohydrolase, protein MQKDTMPNKKTDLSLIIKALAYAAEKHKHQRQDDEAAQPYINHPIALVSLLSEVGITDCKVICAALLHDTLEDTNATYAKLRTHFGQKISNIVLELSDNKSLPDTDRRRWQVAHATIASKRAKLIKLADKTCNLRDMINAPPVGWSPDRKREYFDWAKEVIDALRGVNKKLEKAFDAAYALRP, encoded by the coding sequence ATGCAGAAAGATACCATGCCCAACAAAAAAACAGACTTAAGCTTAATCATCAAAGCGCTCGCTTATGCTGCCGAAAAGCACAAACATCAGCGGCAAGACGATGAAGCAGCTCAACCTTATATTAATCATCCCATCGCATTAGTTAGCCTACTGAGTGAAGTTGGCATTACAGATTGCAAGGTTATTTGTGCGGCACTATTGCATGACACGTTGGAAGATACTAATGCCACATACGCCAAATTACGAACACATTTCGGACAAAAGATTAGCAATATTGTATTGGAATTATCTGATAACAAATCATTACCAGATACAGATCGCAGACGCTGGCAAGTGGCCCATGCAACAATAGCAAGCAAACGCGCAAAGCTCATCAAACTGGCAGATAAAACATGTAATTTGCGCGATATGATTAACGCACCACCAGTTGGCTGGAGCCCAGATCGAAAACGTGAATATTTTGACTGGGCAAAAGAAGTGATTGATGCGTTACGCGGTGTGAATAAAAAACTGGAAAAAGCATTTGATGCCGCTTATGCGTTACGGCCTTAA
- a CDS encoding glutathione peroxidase: MVKHFFKQLFVGLFLVGVSAMANASCNALYDHQFTTLEGKAFNLCDYKDKPILVVNTASKCGFTPQFETLEGMYEQYKAQGLLVIGFPSNDFMQELSEDKKIGDFCKMTYGVKFPMMSKSSVRGDNVNPFYKQLIDKTGTAPKWNFYKYVIAPNGEKVTAFSSMTKPDSDKILSEIKPYLK, encoded by the coding sequence ATGGTCAAACACTTTTTTAAGCAATTATTTGTTGGTTTATTTTTAGTAGGAGTTAGCGCAATGGCGAACGCGAGTTGTAATGCACTATATGATCATCAGTTCACTACTTTAGAGGGTAAGGCTTTTAATTTGTGTGATTATAAAGACAAGCCTATCTTGGTGGTTAACACTGCGAGCAAATGTGGTTTTACCCCGCAGTTTGAGACGCTAGAAGGCATGTATGAGCAATACAAGGCTCAGGGCTTGCTGGTAATTGGTTTTCCATCGAATGATTTTATGCAGGAATTATCAGAAGATAAAAAAATTGGTGACTTTTGTAAAATGACCTACGGCGTTAAGTTTCCGATGATGTCTAAAAGTTCAGTGAGAGGCGATAATGTCAATCCGTTTTATAAGCAATTGATTGATAAGACTGGCACTGCACCAAAGTGGAATTTTTATAAATATGTGATAGCACCAAACGGTGAAAAAGTGACGGCGTTTTCTAGTATGACTAAGCCTGATTCTGATAAGATATTAAGTGAAATTAAGCCTTACTTAAAATAA
- a CDS encoding kinase/pyrophosphorylase, translating into MNQRSVFIISDSTGTTAGALSKLLEHFPNTEFTISRLPFTDNLEKIEAAQAAVKAAAQSNEALPIVIMSLGDVTLRQKLKETKAYYIDLFTTFIDPLGEELQETPLTGSGIAHGVMGHSYDERIEAINFSLNHDDGQTDVNLDQAQVILVGVSRCGKTPTSLYLAMQFGIKAANYPLIPEDFERGTLPASLLKHMDKIFGLSIKPERLHSVRSQRRPNSFYASLENCRNEITIAENMMRNHGISWADSTTRSVEELSAIILQKIKQPKKQMH; encoded by the coding sequence ATGAATCAACGTTCAGTCTTTATTATCTCAGATAGCACTGGCACCACTGCTGGTGCGCTGAGTAAACTGCTAGAGCACTTTCCCAACACTGAATTTACTATTTCTCGTTTACCTTTTACTGACAACCTAGAAAAGATTGAAGCCGCACAAGCGGCTGTAAAGGCTGCAGCTCAATCTAACGAAGCATTACCAATTGTTATTATGTCGTTAGGTGATGTCACTTTGCGTCAAAAATTAAAAGAAACAAAAGCATACTATATTGACTTATTCACCACGTTTATTGACCCATTAGGCGAAGAGCTTCAAGAAACTCCGCTCACTGGGTCAGGCATTGCACACGGGGTGATGGGACATAGTTATGATGAACGAATAGAAGCGATTAACTTTTCGCTTAACCATGATGATGGTCAAACCGACGTTAATCTTGACCAAGCACAGGTCATTCTTGTTGGCGTTTCACGTTGTGGCAAAACCCCAACCAGTCTATATCTGGCGATGCAATTTGGCATTAAAGCCGCCAATTATCCGTTGATTCCTGAAGATTTTGAGCGCGGCACACTCCCCGCTTCATTGCTCAAACACATGGATAAAATATTCGGACTATCGATTAAACCAGAACGGTTGCACTCGGTCAGAAGTCAGCGTCGTCCCAATAGCTTTTATGCTTCATTAGAAAATTGTCGCAATGAAATCACTATTGCAGAAAACATGATGCGCAATCATGGCATTAGCTGGGCAGATTCAACAACACGTTCCGTTGAAGAGTTATCTGCCATTATCTTGCAAAAGATTAAACAGCCAAAAAAACAAATGCATTAA
- the ppsA gene encoding phosphoenolpyruvate synthase has translation MSSYVIPFENLRNTDVPSVGGKNASLGEMISQLSAKGVRVPTGFATTADAYREFLAQNGLDAKINAELDALNADDTQALAICGEKIRNWIMQAEFPAALNEAIATEYKRLIERSAEGTTFAVRSSATAEDLPDASFAGQQESFLNIHGLDHINHAIKEVFASLYNDRAISYRVHKGFVHADVALSAGIQQMVRSDIGCAGVMFSIDTESGFKDVVFITSSYGLGETVVQGAVNPDEFYVHKPLLAQGKPAIVRRTIGSKLIKMVFSDATQAGKSTNTVEVDKVEAERFSLTNEDILELATYAMTIENHYGCPMDIEWGKNGLDNKLYILQARPETVKSQEAKNNVTETFTLKKHENKPLVVGRAVTQKVGVGPVRIVLDPAEMHEVQPGDVLVADMTDPNWEPVMKRASALVTNRGGRTCHAAIIARELGIPAIVGSVDATDLLREGEVVTVSCAEGETGFVYHGEMEYKVTTEENEPLSTPPCKIMMNVGSPDMAFSFAQTPNDGVGLARLEFVINNMIGIHPKAILNIDAMPTAIQAKIKSRARGYASPKQFYIDKIAEGVATIAAAFYPKPVIVRTSDFKSNEYKKLIGGDIYEPDEENPMIGFRGAARYIDQDFRECFDMECQAMKYVRDVMGFTNVELMIPFVRTVDEAKAVTEIMAANGLKRGDNSLRLIMMCEIPSNALIADQFLEYFDGFSIGSNDLTQLSLGMDRDSGILAAGFDERNDAVKELLKMAINACNKQGKYVGICGQGPSDHPDFAEWLIKQGIKSISLNPDTVVATWQRLTK, from the coding sequence ATGTCTAGCTATGTCATTCCATTTGAAAACCTTCGTAATACCGATGTGCCCTCAGTTGGCGGAAAAAATGCATCATTAGGTGAAATGATTTCTCAATTAAGTGCAAAGGGTGTACGTGTTCCAACTGGTTTTGCTACCACAGCAGATGCTTATCGAGAGTTTTTAGCACAAAATGGTTTAGATGCAAAAATCAATGCTGAGTTAGATGCCCTCAATGCCGATGATACACAGGCATTGGCAATCTGCGGTGAAAAAATTCGCAACTGGATTATGCAAGCAGAGTTTCCAGCAGCCCTTAATGAAGCCATAGCAACAGAATATAAGCGTTTAATTGAACGCTCAGCAGAAGGTACCACCTTTGCCGTTCGCTCATCTGCAACAGCAGAAGATTTACCTGATGCTTCATTTGCTGGCCAACAAGAAAGCTTCTTAAATATTCATGGTTTAGACCACATTAATCATGCGATTAAAGAAGTATTTGCTTCTTTATATAATGATCGTGCAATTTCATATCGCGTGCACAAAGGCTTTGTCCATGCTGACGTTGCGCTATCAGCAGGTATCCAACAAATGGTACGTTCTGATATTGGTTGTGCAGGGGTCATGTTTTCTATTGATACCGAGTCTGGTTTTAAAGATGTCGTATTTATTACCTCTTCTTACGGTTTGGGCGAAACCGTCGTACAAGGCGCAGTGAACCCAGATGAGTTTTATGTACATAAACCTTTGTTAGCGCAGGGAAAACCTGCCATAGTGCGTCGTACTATTGGTTCCAAACTAATCAAAATGGTATTTTCAGATGCAACGCAGGCAGGCAAATCAACCAATACCGTTGAAGTGGATAAAGTAGAAGCTGAGCGCTTCTCTTTAACGAATGAAGATATCTTAGAATTAGCCACTTATGCCATGACGATTGAAAACCATTATGGTTGTCCTATGGATATTGAGTGGGGTAAAAATGGATTAGACAATAAACTCTACATTTTGCAAGCGCGTCCTGAAACCGTTAAATCACAAGAAGCAAAAAACAATGTAACCGAAACCTTTACATTAAAAAAACATGAAAATAAACCTTTGGTTGTTGGTCGTGCCGTAACGCAAAAAGTGGGCGTGGGTCCTGTACGCATTGTTTTAGACCCTGCTGAAATGCATGAAGTGCAACCCGGCGATGTATTGGTTGCTGACATGACTGACCCAAACTGGGAGCCCGTTATGAAGCGTGCAAGCGCTTTAGTGACCAATCGTGGTGGACGTACTTGTCATGCTGCCATCATCGCACGCGAGCTTGGTATTCCTGCCATTGTTGGCTCTGTCGATGCGACAGATTTACTACGCGAAGGTGAAGTGGTAACAGTCTCCTGCGCCGAAGGTGAAACAGGCTTTGTCTATCACGGCGAAATGGAATATAAAGTCACTACCGAAGAAAATGAGCCACTGTCAACACCACCTTGCAAAATTATGATGAATGTTGGTAGTCCGGATATGGCATTCAGCTTTGCACAAACACCTAACGATGGTGTTGGTCTAGCGCGTTTAGAGTTTGTTATCAATAATATGATTGGCATTCATCCAAAAGCGATTCTTAATATTGATGCCATGCCAACTGCTATTCAAGCAAAAATTAAGAGTAGAGCGCGCGGTTACGCTAGCCCAAAACAATTTTATATCGATAAAATTGCAGAAGGTGTAGCAACGATTGCCGCTGCTTTCTATCCTAAGCCAGTGATTGTGCGTACATCTGACTTCAAATCAAATGAGTATAAAAAACTCATTGGTGGTGATATTTACGAGCCAGATGAAGAAAATCCAATGATTGGTTTCCGTGGCGCTGCACGCTATATTGATCAAGACTTTAGAGAGTGCTTCGACATGGAGTGCCAAGCAATGAAGTATGTTCGTGATGTAATGGGCTTTACCAATGTAGAGCTGATGATTCCATTTGTGCGCACGGTAGATGAAGCAAAAGCAGTCACTGAAATTATGGCAGCGAATGGACTAAAACGCGGCGACAACAGCTTGCGTCTCATTATGATGTGTGAAATTCCATCCAATGCGTTAATTGCTGATCAATTCTTGGAATATTTTGATGGATTCTCAATTGGCTCAAATGATTTAACGCAATTGAGTTTAGGCATGGATCGAGACTCTGGCATCCTAGCGGCGGGCTTTGATGAGCGTAACGATGCTGTGAAAGAGCTACTCAAAATGGCAATTAACGCCTGTAATAAACAAGGTAAATACGTCGGCATTTGTGGTCAAGGACCTTCTGATCATCCAGATTTTGCTGAATGGTTAATTAAACAAGGCATCAAATCTATCTCCTTAAATCCAGATACCGTTGTCGCTACATGGCAACGCTTGACTAAATAA
- a CDS encoding GHMP kinase, translating to MNKSDTSQHVVVNAFARLHMGFLDLNGAQGRRFGSLGVGLDAPDTLIELAVGDNVFDVAETDNIKQSKLLILQHANVQSAISIKVHREIPRHFGLGSGTQMALAIGMGISRLLNLNLALTDIARITKRGMRSGIGIGTFAKGGLVLDGGRGANTIVPPILTQFPFPEQWRILLIFDHHFVGVHGNEEIQAFARLKDVDLAQTQALNHQMLMRGLPAVQEGDLQVFGEVVARLQAYTGDYFAPAQGGGRYASKSVAEVLGYLTHCGVKCVGQSSWGPTGFAIFQSEAVATQYLAQLKSTFKQPELSWLLCKASNVGATVNAEIKPKING from the coding sequence ATGAATAAATCAGATACTAGCCAACATGTTGTTGTGAACGCTTTCGCAAGACTGCATATGGGTTTTTTGGATCTTAATGGTGCACAAGGTAGGCGATTTGGTAGTTTGGGTGTTGGTTTAGATGCGCCCGATACATTGATTGAGCTGGCAGTTGGCGATAATGTGTTTGATGTGGCAGAAACTGACAACATTAAGCAAAGTAAGCTATTAATTTTGCAACATGCCAATGTTCAATCTGCCATCAGCATAAAAGTACACCGAGAAATCCCTCGTCACTTTGGATTGGGCTCTGGCACGCAAATGGCATTGGCTATTGGTATGGGCATTAGTCGTTTACTTAATCTAAATTTGGCATTGACTGATATTGCGCGCATTACTAAACGAGGCATGCGTTCAGGAATTGGCATCGGCACTTTTGCCAAGGGAGGGTTGGTTTTAGATGGTGGCAGAGGGGCGAATACGATTGTTCCGCCAATACTGACGCAATTCCCATTTCCAGAGCAGTGGCGTATCCTTTTAATTTTTGACCATCATTTTGTAGGTGTGCACGGCAATGAAGAAATACAAGCATTTGCGCGTTTGAAAGACGTGGATTTGGCGCAGACACAGGCTTTAAATCATCAAATGCTTATGCGCGGATTACCAGCAGTACAAGAAGGCGATTTGCAGGTATTTGGTGAGGTGGTTGCTAGGTTACAAGCGTATACAGGTGATTACTTTGCGCCTGCTCAAGGTGGTGGGCGCTATGCAAGCAAGTCTGTTGCAGAAGTTTTGGGCTATTTAACTCACTGCGGTGTGAAATGCGTTGGTCAAAGCTCTTGGGGGCCAACAGGGTTTGCCATTTTTCAAAGTGAAGCAGTAGCTACACAGTATTTGGCACAATTGAAATCTACTTTCAAGCAACCAGAGTTGAGCTGGTTGTTGTGTAAAGCATCCAATGTTGGGGCAACAGTTAATGCTGAAATTAAACCTAAAATCAATGGTTAA
- a CDS encoding methylenetetrahydromethanopterin dehydrogenase: MEKVSILHLITAASNASPFDVNMAFDAGFDKVMPYTSVSLDEISALTQDAIFSRSPSGVKREAIFFGGRDVGLAVDMQNAAKAAMFAPFAVSTMTDPSGSFTTSGALLAKISQHLAPSHDALAKQSIAIFGASGTVGSTSALIAAAQGATVKLVAHASLSEMQSHADKLQKKYGYTFEVVDGASDAAKMSVLNSVTVAITAAPVGVRVLEMKHYIESQSLKVMADVNAVSPAGIEGVDAQCDGAKLGKTDIVGVGALAIGQLKYVTQQKLLQQMLQGDKPVHLDYNHAFNIACVHSQ, translated from the coding sequence ATGGAAAAAGTGTCGATATTGCATCTCATTACAGCGGCAAGTAATGCGAGTCCGTTTGACGTCAATATGGCGTTTGATGCAGGCTTTGATAAGGTCATGCCGTATACGTCAGTCTCGCTAGATGAAATATCTGCATTAACACAAGACGCTATTTTTTCACGTAGTCCAAGTGGCGTAAAGCGTGAGGCGATCTTTTTTGGTGGACGCGACGTGGGTCTTGCTGTCGACATGCAAAATGCGGCTAAAGCTGCTATGTTTGCCCCATTTGCTGTTTCTACAATGACCGATCCTTCGGGCTCGTTTACAACAAGCGGTGCTTTACTCGCAAAAATTAGTCAACATTTAGCACCTTCACATGATGCATTGGCAAAACAAAGTATTGCTATTTTTGGAGCAAGTGGCACGGTTGGTTCAACTTCTGCTTTAATTGCCGCTGCCCAGGGCGCTACTGTCAAGTTGGTTGCGCATGCAAGCTTGAGTGAAATGCAAAGTCATGCCGATAAATTACAGAAAAAATATGGATATACGTTTGAAGTTGTTGATGGCGCTAGTGATGCAGCTAAAATGAGTGTACTGAATTCGGTCACTGTAGCTATTACTGCAGCGCCCGTTGGGGTGCGGGTATTAGAAATGAAGCATTATATTGAGTCTCAGTCACTTAAAGTGATGGCTGATGTCAATGCGGTATCGCCTGCTGGTATTGAGGGTGTTGATGCCCAATGTGATGGTGCAAAGTTAGGTAAAACAGATATCGTGGGTGTCGGTGCATTGGCCATTGGTCAATTGAAATATGTGACACAACAGAAGTTATTGCAGCAAATGTTACAGGGAGACAAACCTGTGCATTTAGACTATAACCACGCTTTTAATATCGCGTGTGTCCACAGTCAATAA
- a CDS encoding ATP-grasp domain-containing protein, which produces MSTVNKSKLIIAAIACRPYVEAAIASGYSVVAIDAFADIEVSEWAESYYQIDLCDGQLNMTQLMHLLNTLDLHQCVGFCYGAGFEKQPAILSKINALLPVIGNLEQAVSRCKTPKYFFDLCEQLQLPYPSVRFDPPLSTAGWLRKEIGASGGSHVKPLDSAKMNAEQTLENEAIYYQQFQQGMPVSCLFIANNHDNQAHPVQIIGFNEQFLQPCHDAPFRYGGAVSHIKISELAKVRLTEYISQLSQAIGLVGLNSCDVICDEDDVYVLEINPRLSATMGLYANNRLFEQHLAAVEGKAIEYGQVCKKSRAFQIIYAECAVAIQADTVWPDWVADRSRSGSLIETGMPICTVIAQAETADQAIMLVNERAATIRRQFLN; this is translated from the coding sequence GTGTCCACAGTCAATAAGTCAAAGTTGATTATTGCTGCTATTGCCTGTCGACCTTATGTCGAAGCAGCAATAGCAAGCGGTTATAGTGTCGTTGCCATAGATGCGTTTGCCGATATTGAAGTGAGTGAATGGGCTGAAAGTTATTACCAGATTGATTTATGTGATGGGCAATTAAATATGACTCAGCTCATGCATCTATTAAATACGTTAGATTTGCATCAATGTGTTGGTTTTTGTTATGGTGCTGGTTTTGAAAAACAGCCTGCTATCTTATCTAAAATTAATGCATTGTTGCCTGTTATCGGCAATCTGGAGCAGGCAGTTAGTCGCTGTAAAACGCCAAAGTATTTCTTTGACTTATGCGAACAACTGCAATTGCCTTATCCTAGTGTGAGGTTCGATCCGCCATTAAGCACTGCGGGGTGGTTGCGTAAAGAGATTGGTGCTAGCGGTGGCAGCCATGTCAAGCCATTAGATAGTGCGAAAATGAATGCTGAACAAACGCTAGAGAATGAGGCTATTTATTATCAACAGTTTCAACAAGGCATGCCTGTTTCTTGTTTGTTTATTGCAAACAACCATGATAACCAAGCGCATCCTGTCCAAATAATTGGTTTTAATGAGCAGTTTCTTCAACCTTGTCATGATGCGCCGTTTCGTTACGGCGGGGCAGTGAGTCATATAAAGATAAGTGAGCTGGCAAAAGTACGCTTGACAGAATATATTAGTCAGCTGTCACAAGCTATCGGCTTGGTTGGATTAAATAGTTGCGATGTGATTTGTGATGAAGATGATGTTTACGTATTAGAAATCAATCCCCGTTTGAGTGCAACAATGGGTTTATATGCAAATAATCGATTATTCGAACAACATCTTGCAGCAGTCGAGGGTAAAGCGATTGAATATGGTCAAGTTTGTAAAAAAAGCCGTGCATTTCAAATTATTTATGCTGAATGTGCGGTGGCTATACAAGCCGATACAGTGTGGCCTGATTGGGTCGCAGATCGATCGCGATCTGGCAGTTTGATAGAGACGGGTATGCCAATATGCACTGTTATCGCGCAGGCTGAAACGGCAGATCAGGCAATCATGCTTGTCAATGAAAGAGCGGCTACAATACGCCGTCAATTTTTAAATTAA
- a CDS encoding methenyltetrahydromethanopterin cyclohydrolase: MNAKNDSNLSINQRTNPLVKDLLSNASALNLLVSAHDSGAMIVDAGINAIGGLEAGRRIAEICMGGLGFVSLQNDSQFKNWPLSVKVHAKSPIIACLGSQYAGWALSHEKFFSLGSGPARAIAQREDIFKELAYKDQSSHTTLVLETGQVPPLEVIEKVSNDTGIPASNLTFILTPTSSLAGTVQITARVLEVALHKLHAVQFPLEHVVDGYGVAPIPAPSPDFLTGMGRTNDAILFGGFVHLYVSCEDDAAAALAQAMPSSASKDYGRPFAEIFKAVNMDFYQIDPLLFSPAKVTVTNVKTGKSFFAGAFNEALLEQSFN, from the coding sequence ATGAATGCTAAAAATGATAGTAACCTCAGTATTAATCAGCGCACGAATCCACTGGTAAAAGATTTATTGAGCAATGCAAGTGCATTGAATTTATTGGTCTCAGCGCATGATTCTGGAGCAATGATTGTTGATGCAGGCATTAATGCGATAGGTGGTTTGGAGGCTGGTCGACGTATTGCTGAGATTTGTATGGGTGGTTTGGGTTTCGTATCTTTACAAAATGATAGTCAATTTAAAAATTGGCCTTTGAGTGTCAAAGTGCATGCCAAAAGCCCAATCATTGCTTGCTTAGGTAGTCAATATGCAGGTTGGGCATTGTCACATGAAAAATTTTTCTCATTGGGTAGTGGGCCGGCGCGTGCGATTGCCCAGCGCGAAGATATTTTTAAAGAACTGGCTTATAAAGACCAAAGTTCACATACGACTTTAGTGTTGGAGACGGGTCAAGTACCGCCCCTAGAGGTAATTGAAAAGGTATCGAATGATACGGGTATTCCAGCGTCAAACTTAACTTTTATTCTCACACCAACCAGTAGTTTGGCGGGTACTGTGCAAATTACTGCACGTGTATTAGAGGTTGCACTACATAAATTACACGCAGTACAGTTTCCGCTAGAGCATGTTGTTGATGGGTATGGTGTTGCCCCAATTCCTGCGCCATCACCAGATTTTCTCACTGGTATGGGCAGAACGAATGATGCTATTTTATTTGGTGGCTTTGTACATTTGTATGTCAGCTGTGAAGATGATGCGGCGGCTGCGCTTGCGCAAGCGATGCCAAGTAGCGCTTCTAAAGATTATGGGCGACCATTTGCTGAAATTTTTAAGGCGGTAAATATGGATTTCTATCAAATTGATCCCTTGCTTTTTTCGCCAGCTAAAGTGACTGTGACCAACGTAAAAACTGGCAAAAGTTTTTTTGCGGGGGCGTTTAATGAGGCACTTCTAGAACAATCGTTCAACTAA